The Candidatus Peribacteria bacterium region ACAGAAACACGTGAATTTCGCTCCAGCAAGCGAGTTTAAGGTGTATCACCATTTCCTGAAGAAGGAATCGCTGCTAATTGTCGTCAGCCAGAGCGGTGAGACTGCAGATGTGCTCGAGGCTATGCAGGTCGCAAAGAGCAAAGGTGCGAAAGTGCTCTCGATTGTGAACGTGGAAGGATCGAGTATCGATCGCGCGTCTGATTACACACTGCGCATTAACGCCGGACCCGAGCGTGCCGTTGCCTCCACCAAAGCTCTCACGGGACAACTCGCTGTGCTTCTTCTTGTTGCATACGCGCTCGCCGGAAAACTACAGGAAGGAAAGAAGCTCCTCCTCGAAAGCGCATCAATGATCAACGACATGTTGAACCCGCGCTACGTCGAACGCCTCAAGCAGCTCGCGGACCGTATCAAGGCAAAAGAAGACCTTTATATTATCGGCAAGAGCTGGAACTACCCGATGGCCCTCGAGAGCGCGATCAAGATTCAGGAAGTGAGCTACATTCACGCGGAAGGATTTGCCGGCGGCGAACTGAAACACGGACCCATCGCCCTCATTGAAGAAGGAACGCCGTGCATTGTTCTCGCAGGAAACGACGAAGTGACGCCGGATATTCTGAGTAATGCCGTACAGCTGAAAGCGCGCGGTGCGCTTGTAATTGGCGTTGCTCCGGAGAACAACGAAATCTTTGATGAGTGGATCAAAGTGCCCGATGCTGCAACAGCACAGGCTCTCGTGAACATTATTCCGATTCAGGTGCTTGCGTACGAACTCGCGATTCAGCGCGGGAAGGATCCGGATATGCCACGGAATTTGGCGAAGAGCGTGACGGTGAAGTAGGCCTTCATGAAACGGAATAAGAAAAGGATAGTTTACTCTTGCGTGTCTGTGGGAAAGTTTTAGAATCCGCAGCCATGTATGTCTCCTAAACGTTCGCAGTCGGCTCCTCTCAATCCTGTCGCTGTGTATTTACAGGAGATAGATGCATCGCCATTACTTTCACCGGCAGAGGAGCAAATATTGGCGGAACAAAAGGAGGCAGGGGATGCTGAAGCAAGCGAACACCTCATTCAATCGAACTTACGTCTTGTTGTAAGCATTGCACGCACAAAAGTACGAATGGGGCTGTCTCTGCAGGATGCCATTCAGTCTGGAAATCTGGGATTGATAAAAGGAACGAAAAAATTCAAAGCCCGCAACATCCGGTTCTCTACATTCGGCTCATACTGCATCGAACGCGAGATAAACAGAACAGCTGACGATCAGAGAGGAACCATACACATTCCGCATCATGTACAGGATTTTCAAAGGAAAGTAGCGAAAAGAAAAGAGGCATTGCACTCCACCCTCGGACGGGAACCGACTGATGAAGAAATGCGGGAGGCAATGGAATTGGAGAAAAGAAAATGGGAATCAAAGAAAAAATTAAGCGCACATGCAGTGATGGCAAAAAAGGCCAATGCAAAAGGAGAAAATGTAGACGTGTTGCAGCTGGATCAAAGAATTTCTCATAATGAAAAAGATCCTGCTCTCGTACTGCAGCAACAGGAAACAATGCAGGTCATGTTGAATCTGATCAAATCACTGGAACCCGATCAGCAGGAAATTATCCGCATGCGGTATCTCACTCTCGAGGGAGGAAAAACCACTCACAAGGAAATTGGTGAAGTATTGGATATGAGTGTCACGCAGGTCAGGAAACGTGAACGGAAGACATTGGCACAATTGCGTGCACTTTTAGGTGCGCAGCTCGGACTGACAGAACACGATGTATTTGATAACGACGGATATTGATACCTCACTATGGAAAATACGAAAGAAGTACACTATTGGGAAGTATCACTCTGTACAGAGCTGCACAGATATGAAGAATACAGAAATCCGGCACAGGTCATAGAATCCGCAAACCGTATGGCGACGAGTGTGACAAAAAATATTTACGATATTCAGGATGCAACTATCATCTCGACATTACGCATTCTGACAAAAGCGATGCAGGTGGTACGACGGGACAGTCATGCAGCTACTTTTCGTATCAGTGAA contains the following coding sequences:
- a CDS encoding sigma-70 family RNA polymerase sigma factor, which codes for MSPKRSQSAPLNPVAVYLQEIDASPLLSPAEEQILAEQKEAGDAEASEHLIQSNLRLVVSIARTKVRMGLSLQDAIQSGNLGLIKGTKKFKARNIRFSTFGSYCIEREINRTADDQRGTIHIPHHVQDFQRKVAKRKEALHSTLGREPTDEEMREAMELEKRKWESKKKLSAHAVMAKKANAKGENVDVLQLDQRISHNEKDPALVLQQQETMQVMLNLIKSLEPDQQEIIRMRYLTLEGGKTTHKEIGEVLDMSVTQVRKRERKTLAQLRALLGAQLGLTEHDVFDNDGY